From the genome of Acropora palmata chromosome 8, jaAcrPala1.3, whole genome shotgun sequence:
ACAACTCAATTAATATGCGCAGTGAATTTGTCTTTCCTAGAAAGTGACAGGGATATACGATATTGATCTGTTTATCTCCTCTTCTACAAAGTCaaattgatcaaagtaacatGCAACTATTGATGTCACTACTTGTTCCCTCAAGACTTGAAAAGTATATATGGGGCAATAATGAGATCTTTGATGGGGTATGTCATCCTGGTCGATGACTAggattttaatttcttcaggAAAGGAGAAGGTATCAAATATATAAGATGTGCGAGCCAAAGCCATCCATAATTAGCCAATAATGCGTTGTGTACGATTATAAatgtgatctgtgtgatgCAGAGTGTGTCAGCTACACCAGCCGACATTTACGCCAACGTAGTGACGAACACCGGTATTAACTTAAAGAACGACCACGGTCTGGAAACCATCGCCTACCTTACCAACAACTTTTCTGTTTTAAAGAAGTGCAACGGAAAACTGGACCGTCTGATTTATGAAATGTGTTTCATAAACAAGATAATATAAGGCCATGCTTGAACACACAATCAGACTCCATACGCGCAAAACTATTTATTTAAGGTGGCCGAACACAGTTTCCGCGTggtcagcagtgttgtgtaaaagccagcgcggcttttaaaaagcaaaacaaacagttaAATGCGTATTAACTGATTTaaacattgtttgttttcgaacaaaatgttttcaagcgaaatgaacctgaggaaCACTCGGGCAACCGACGGAGGAACCCAGTTTAATCCAGCGCAAAATCGTGACAAGGCCTATTGAAAAGATCGAATTGTCAGAGGGTTCTTCAAGACAATTTTAGGGTTATGTAAGATCATTCTAGGTTATTTTAGACCATTTTAGATCATTTCAAGGCATTTCAGGGTGGTTCCGTGTTTTCCGAACGACGACCTCCCTCAATAGACcgattcggctaactcaatgttgtacccaattcagatCTGTCAGGGTTAAGgttctttgtgtgttttatttgcatgataatataGCATTCGCATTTAAAAGATATGGAACTGAATACTTGGAACAAAACGTTGTATTCacaaaggatttgaattgggtacaacattgagttagccgaatcgGTCTATTCATTTACGTCCGACTATATACACACTGCGTACCTACTTTTGAACTCACCAGTTACGGTGAAATTGGTCTTTTTCAGGACATCGACATGTGCAATCCAAACAAACTACATATGACTAATCATGTGGCCCACATGTAAATGCATACATGGAGTGGCCAAATCACATCAATCGACCTGCTTTGGTCGGCGCTCTACAGCACTTTGACACCGAGGACACAAAATACAGTGAGAGATTCCGTCCGTACCCGTTCCTAATCTAGCATAGCAGTATCATGCAGCTGTTGCATTTTAGAATTCTAGCAGCGAAAATTTTGATATCAAACCAGGAGACCTTAAATCTTTCCGTGATTGCCTGCTCCTACTATTATCTTGCGTTGGCTCCGTGATTTCCTGGCCATAAGCGGGTGAAACTTGATGTTGTTTGCGAAAGTATACGTAGGTAAACCACAAATGCATCAGACTTCCTGATAGAGACAGAACTATGACCAAAATCATGATTAAATTTGAAACCCATTGGCTCAAGCGTTTGTATGTGGTAGTTGTCCAAGCAAAGAACAGCGAAACCATCAAGATATTCTCAGCTGTAAAACAGACGTAGAAAAACCCGGAAGAGACGACTGACCGGCCAAGTTTGATATCAAAGAATTTCGAGTTTAGTTCTTTCACTTTGAAGCCCATGTAAACGAAAATGAAGCAAGGAATGAGGAGTGAGGCGATCCACCATATTTTCCTCTCCGTGAAGTATTCGTGATTTCTgtacatatatatagaaatGCAAACGAACTCATGAAAAATAATCACGATTGAAGTAAGCCACTGGAAAGACACAAGGAAGGTAACAATTGATAACCCACGTGCGGCTATGAGGCACGCATTGTATAgaataattgtaataaaagcaggtaatttttcttgtttaatgAGACTGCTGTATTCCAACAGACTCAAAATCCAAACAAGATTAACGAACGTcacagaaattgaaaacatttgtATCTCTGAGATTCGCTCATCTTGCACGATCGTGGCGTAAATTTGGAGTATCATTTGGGGCATATTCTCTAGCAGCCCTTCTACGAAATGGTAAACTTTTTCCGCTCTGTAGTGTTCTCGCAGCTTTTCGTTGTCGATGAGAAATCCTTCGATGCTTTTAACTTCATCgtaattttgtaaacaaaccAAGAATAGCTTGACCTTTAGAATTCCCGATCCGCAGGGGTTGGCAAACAGGACAACCTGCTTTATCGTTGTGCACACTGTCAGCTGCCCACAGCTTTGCAATAGGAATGCGAGAGTGAGCAAAAAAGACGGtaagaaagcaaataaaaggCAAAAGCCAAACCAGACAAAATGACTCTGTTGATAGTAAACAATAGCCGTCAAAACATCCGTGGCTACGTCCGTAAAGCTCAGCAGAGATCCAAGGGAATACTTGAGTAATTCATATTTGCCGAGTCGTACAGCGTTTTCAGACATAGCGACCCCATCTATCATCGTTGAGAAAACTAAAGGAAGTCATGATTTCATGTTCTTGTTTCCTTAAATCTCCAAATTCCGACTCTCACAGCACGTCCGAAGTTCGACCTCCATACTTTATATCTTCAAACTATAGAGACAGAACGCGTCATAACTTTGGTATTGAATTCCAGTGCCTGTTTCTTGTTGCAggaaaaatactaaaaatatGTTCCGTCTTGTCCAAAAGATTGGCCAACAGAATGGTAATTACTGACGCAACTTGTTGTTTCGCAGAAAGTATCCAAGTAATATGTTTTgagaataaataaatttaagaaatcATTGTGTTGCCAAGGTAAACATAAGTATTTTCCTAAATTGCATTGCGTGATACACACAAGTCACGCAACAAAACTGACAAAGTGGAGCACTGGGtcagaattttcaaaatggcggacgaaaAAGGTTAGGATATTGCCTTGAAAATATTCACCACAAACACATTTTTAATGCTGAGAAATGAGGAGAAGGCAAGCAAATAATCTGAAGGCAAGTCGACAGTATCCAAAAGATGGCGATCGTTCGCATCATGGAAACTTCAGAAATGACGCAGATGGAAGTAACGCAAAATACAGAAGCGGAAACTCAGCTGCAGTTAGAGATATCCTTAACTTATTTTACACAATATAGCTGTAAAACACACTGCAAAACGTCTAGCTAGTGGAggggtattcagcagttactCCCGTTGGCTACAATAGTTATGGCTATATGAAGACCGATGATGAAAAGACATTGATCTTTTAAGTCTCAAGGTTATTCCTTGACATTAGTCAAAAATTCCAGGATTTTACTACGATCCAAGTAAAAAAAGATACTTCAAAATCTCTAAAGACCATCCAAGAGAAACATTTACGCCGTGCCAAACTGAGGGCAACAAAGATGCTTGCCAAAACAGTTCCCCAATGAATAGAAATTTCAATGTGAGTAACTCATCAAGTACCCAGCTTAATGTAATAATTGTATTGTATTTGAATTGGCCCCTGTTGTCAATAGGTTATACAGCAGTAGTGATATTTCTTGCTTACAAACATTGATGTCACATTCTTTTTATACTtaaatttgtataggtaattgCATGGCAACaggtaaaattaaggattaatgtCATGCATGTTTTCAAAAGTTGCTGAAATTACCTGAGTGGCACATTA
Proteins encoded in this window:
- the LOC141889123 gene encoding XK-related protein 6-like, producing MIDGVAMSENAVRLGKYELLKYSLGSLLSFTDVATDVLTAIVYYQQSHFVWFGFCLLFAFLPSFLLTLAFLLQSCGQLTVCTTIKQVVLFANPCGSGILKVKLFLVCLQNYDEVKSIEGFLIDNEKLREHYRAEKVYHFVEGLLENMPQMILQIYATIVQDERISEIQMFSISVTFVNLVWILSLLEYSSLIKQEKLPAFITIILYNACLIAARGLSIVTFLVSFQWLTSIVIIFHEFVCISIYMYRNHEYFTERKIWWIASLLIPCFIFVYMGFKVKELNSKFFDIKLGRSVVSSGFFYVCFTAENILMVSLFFAWTTTTYKRLSQWVSNLIMILVIVLSLSGSLMHLWFTYVYFRKQHQVSPAYGQEITEPTQDNSRSRQSRKDLRSPGLISKFSLLEF